In the genome of Natrinema sp. CBA1119, the window AACTACTATCAGCCATTCCAGGGTGCAAATTCGTAGTCAGTGAACCGTTCGCCAGCGTCAAGATCATCTATGCGCTTGACTTCGGCAGGGGTGAGATTGACTTCGGCGGCGCGAAAGTTCTCGTAAATGTGTTTTGATCTTGAAGAACACGGGATTGGAACAGTTCCGTGAGCCTGGCACCAGGCCAGGACGACCATCGCGGGGGAGATATCTTTTTTTTCAGCGAGTCCTTCTACAACCGGGTCGTTGAGGACACATCCTTGTGCGAAGGGTGATGCGGCGACCACCTTTGCACCGTGTTCCCGAGCGGCCTCAAGGATGTCATGTTGATACAGGTACGGGTGGAATTCAATTTGGACGTAATCAATCGACGTCGGGGAGGACTCAACGGCTTCTTCTAGGATATCTGTGGTAACGTTACATATCCCTACAGACTGAACAATTCCGGCGTCTCTGAGCTGTTCGAAAGTCTTGAAGGTCCGCTCGGGGTCGTAGGTGTGGGCAGGCCAGTGGACGTACAGTAGGTCAACGTAGTCGGTTTCCAGCGCCTTCAGACTCTGATCGATTTGTCTACGGATGTTATCTGGCTTGAGATGCTGGCTTTCAACTTTCGTTCCAATGAATAGGTCAGAGCGGTTGACGTCCACATCTTTGATGGCATCCGCCAACATTGGTTCTGTATCATATATCGGAGCGGTGTCGAAAAATCTGTAGCCCGTCTTCAGGGCCGCTCTGATGGCATTGTACGCCATGTCTGTCCGTAGCCGCCCCGTGCCAAATCCAACGATGCCCATAACAATCAATTCCACACGACTCTACTAATCGGCGTCGGTGTCAATGGCCTCGGCGTCGGTGTCAATGGCCTCGGCGTCGGTGTCAATGGCCTCGGCGTCGGTGTCAATGGCCTGAGACCAGACACAGAACAAGCCCTCAGAACTCTCCGATTTAAGATATAAGTCGTCGCCCAGTAGTGGTTCACGGAATGCCCCTATCCCGGTAGTAGATTGCCAAACGAGGCTTATTTGATAACTGAGAAAGAACGCTGCTATGAGTGCTTGAACTACTGCGAACTGTTTACCAACGTCTTACTGCGGGCGGGTCAACAGCAGACCAAGCTATACAGAGCGGTATCTGGGTAGCTGGAATCAATGTCGCTGACCGTATCTTACAACTCTTGAAGATCGTTATTCTCGCTCGATTGCTTTCACCGGCGGCATTCGGCCTTCTCGGAATCGCGCTGCTTGCGATTGCGGCACTTCGGCAGTTCTCGAAGCTCGGTTTTGATGAAGCGTTGAGACTGCATAGCAACCGGAGATGTGAAGATGGGTGAGCAGGTTATAAGAACCAAGAATGCTGTCCCAAGATGAATACAAGAGTAAAATAATGGAAATTACACCGGGTCGCCTTCACCCGCTATTGAAAGGAATATATCGTACGGTGATTCCAGAAAATGAATCTATAAAAACTATAGATTATATGCAGTCTGTTCCCGAAACTCTCCCGGATAAACATATAAGAAATGTATCAATACATCCGAGTAGGGAAGAGATGCTAACAACCCTTCCTACAGAAGGCAAAGTCGCAGAACTTGGGGTGGATGAAGGTAACTTCTCAGAACAAATTCTGTCTATAACGGAGCCCGAATCACTTTTCCTTGTTGATGTATGGGAGACAGAAAGATATGGAGAGGAAGAAATGAGGAAGGTGAAGAAAAAATTTGACGATCTCGCGGAAGTTTCGATAGTGAGAGAACGGTCGGAGATAGCATTGAGTGAATTTGAAGACGACTTCTTTGACCTGGTGTATATTGACACAACACACTCATATGAACAAACATCAAAGGAACTCTATGTGTCACAGAGGAAAGTGAAGGAAGATGGAGTTATCGCAGGCCACGATTACTGTGTAGGCAATGTCTCAAAGGGTGTCCCTACGGTGTTATTTCTGCTGTTCACGAGTTCTGTATACAGGAAAATTGGCAGATTTCACACTTGTCACTTGAAACAGACGGATACAGAAGTTTCGCATTAGAAAAAATCAATTCTTAATTGTCTGCCAGTCCGTGGATGTTATAGAACTTTGTTTCCCAAGTAGAGGTTGTTGAGAGGTGTCATAGAATCGATCTCATCATATCCCCTGCTTCACTATACGGTACAGTTGAATG includes:
- a CDS encoding aldo/keto reductase; amino-acid sequence: MELIVMGIVGFGTGRLRTDMAYNAIRAALKTGYRFFDTAPIYDTEPMLADAIKDVDVNRSDLFIGTKVESQHLKPDNIRRQIDQSLKALETDYVDLLYVHWPAHTYDPERTFKTFEQLRDAGIVQSVGICNVTTDILEEAVESSPTSIDYVQIEFHPYLYQHDILEAAREHGAKVVAASPFAQGCVLNDPVVEGLAEKKDISPAMVVLAWCQAHGTVPIPCSSRSKHIYENFRAAEVNLTPAEVKRIDDLDAGERFTDYEFAPWNG
- a CDS encoding oligosaccharide flippase family protein, coding for MLELLRTVYQRLTAGGSTADQAIQSGIWVAGINVADRILQLLKIVILARLLSPAAFGLLGIALLAIAALRQFSKLGFDEALRLHSNRRCEDG
- a CDS encoding class I SAM-dependent methyltransferase, which codes for MEITPGRLHPLLKGIYRTVIPENESIKTIDYMQSVPETLPDKHIRNVSIHPSREEMLTTLPTEGKVAELGVDEGNFSEQILSITEPESLFLVDVWETERYGEEEMRKVKKKFDDLAEVSIVRERSEIALSEFEDDFFDLVYIDTTHSYEQTSKELYVSQRKVKEDGVIAGHDYCVGNVSKGVPTVLFLLFTSSVYRKIGRFHTCHLKQTDTEVSH